The genomic DNA atatatatatatatatatatatatatatatatatatatatatatatatatatatatatatatatatatatatatatatatatatatatatatatatatatatatatatatatatatatatatatatatatatatatatatatatatatatatatatatatatatatatatattataatatctaTATCTCTaagcagtatagctgtgaatccacaTGGGGTAGGTGAGGAGGATAAGAAGGGGCCCATAAGTTTTATATATTTGCTTATTGAACCACTGCAGCAAGAGAGATTATATTTCCCTTTCTTTTACAtcacacccctttttttttttttttttttttttgtttttaaaaaaaaaaaaaaaacaaattaaaaagaaCAAAAATAATTACCAGTTACTTTTCTTATTGATTAGAAGCCAATTATGTGTTTGGGAAGTGACAGAATGGTTGACCGTGCAGTATTTCTCATGTCGtatgttttattgaaacgctctattAAAATCGATGATCCTCCGGCCCCCGGACGACGCTTCCATCAATCAGCGATGTATTTTATTTATGGACTGTACTCGCAGGGATAACTACAAAGTAGCACATCGCCCCCGGTGTCTTATCAGCTGCCTATAGCGATTTGTAAATTCTGCATTTTATTGCCGGAGCTCTCTGCCGTCCGTCCCCATCATAAAATACGTATGACTTCATATGCGCTCCTGCGGGGGGTCTTTTTCTTGGCTGCAGGTGGGCTGTATCATCCGTCATGACGCGACAGAATCAGATTCCAACCGAGGATGGATCTCGGGTTACCTTGGCGCTGATTCCTCTATGGGACATGTGTAATCACACCAACGGCCTAGTAAGTGACTGATTACGGAGTTGGTCAGACGCCATGCACACCCAGCTTTCCAAAGCTCCTGCATAACAAGACCAGGCAGCCAGATGTCAACGGACAAGACCCCATTACAGCAGCTTTAGTCACCCGGATGTGTTGGGCGCTGCAGAACATTCCCCATAAAGTGAATAGGGCCACACTTGGGGAGTTCTTTGATGTGGAGTCCCAAATCCATACTATAGCCCCTTCCTCAGTCAGTGGGGTACAACTTTCCAGTCTATTTTTGCAGGGAAAGTCATGCTTAATAGTGCCCtgcactacatttttttttttttttttttaagtgatcaatgaataaaaaaaaaaatgggacccTTTTAATAGACGGGGAGGGGGGTTCCTCTGTTCTGGCACTTTGTCCCtttgccaaagcaaaaaaaaggTTATAAAGAGTTACTCTTGTTCTGGAGGACCCAAACATTCCTGTATTACCCAATCTGGGTTGGTAGTGTGTAATACCTTATTTGACCTGCTGAGGCGCTGCAGGGAAACTGGATACTCAATGATCAGTTTGTCCAATGGTCTCAACGTATTGTCAAAATTGGAGAACTCCATTAAaactctgcctttttttttttttttataattcttccCTCCAACCGGTCTCTATAAGGCAGGTGTCGACCGAGAGTCCCAAGCTTTTTCTTTTTTCTAAATCCGCCACGTTTGTGATTTTCCCCCCCAGTAGGTTTCATAAAATATTCAGCTCCAAACCTGTCACGTCAGGTGGAACAGAGTCGCACGTTGAATGATTTTCATTAATGTTTTATGCCGTCTAAAGAGACAATCTTGCTTCAGGTAAAATGCGATCTAATGAGACGAAATCTTTATTCATTACTTCTCCTCTTGCTTAGATAACTACCGGTTATAATTTGGAGGATGACCGGTGCGAGTGCGTGGCGTTGCAGGAATTTAAGGAAGGCGAGCAGGTAAGCGCTGACTCTCAGCAGCCGCATGGCGGGTTTGTAGCTGAAGGCTACATCCGCTCAGAGCGTCTATCATTAGAGCGACCACCATTACTTATTGGTAACCCACTCTGCATTATACCCCCCTCTGTATAAGGTTCTTAAAGGGGCAGTCTCAAGTTCGTCTGGTCCTGTGCACTCCCATAGGAGTACTGAGGAGGAGCTGCACCATTCTCGCACGGCTTCTCAAAACTCCTGTTCTCAATGGCAGCAGCTCCCCCGGTGATTGGGAAAAACATGAGAATGCCCTTTTTTAAAAAGGGGTCGTCCATTACTTTCATAACGAGTTTGGTGGGGGTCCAACATCCGGGACCCCAATTGATGAcctccaaattaaaaaaaaaaaaaacatacagaaaGGACACCACAGCTCCATCCATGTAGTGGCTACAGCTCATATCcttctaaaggggttgtccactgcttttacaTGGTCTATCTTTAGGATGGGTCATTGTCTGATCTGCTAAGGTCTGACACCCagtacccccaccaatcagctttgCTTGGTCACACTggcggcagccggaaatgctcagttccagcgctgctccgtcttctaacggctgtggccaggtactgcacatccatatGAGATGGGATGGCGGCTATGCCTTACCTGGCCGCGGCCGCTaacagaagatggagcagcgccaAAATTAAGCATTTCCTGCTGCCGCCGCTGGGcctaagaacagctgatcggcgagggtgctgggtgttggactacggctgatcagacattgatgacctatcctaaggataggccatcaatggaaaagtagtggacaacccctttaaattaaaaTGCGGCGGAGCTGCATTACCTAAGAATGGCCACTGTGCGGAGAAGGGTGGGGGAAGGGAAGTGACAGCCACTCAGGGCACTCATTCATTTCAGATCCATACAACCTTCCTCTTGTCTTCAGTCACGACCTAATATCTCCTTTTGGTGGATTTCCCCTTTAAGTCTGTATTTTCTCGGTAATCTGAGCCTTGATGGGAGGCTGTGAGCGTGCGGGCTGAGTGCTGGGCAGTGGGGGCACCCGTCTGTGTGTCCCCGAGACGCCATCTATGGAGCGAATGGTCACATACCGCGCACGATATCTTTTATGGGGTGGGAGGCAGATAACTTGTTGTTTGCTATCGCAGTCAGATAAACAGAGCTGAGCCTCCATTAAACCCGCAGAGGTCTCGCTTTACCCTTTTTTGTACTGTATCTTTTTTTAATCCTGACTCGTCTCCCATTCTGTCTGTCCAAATCCAGATTTACATTTTTTACGGCACTCGGTCCAACGCAGAGTTTGTCATCCACAACGGATTCTTCTTTGAGAATAATGCTCACGACCGGGTGAAGATCAAGCTGGGGGTCAGCAAGAGCGACCGGCTGTATGCCATGAAGGCCGAAGTCCTGGCACGGGCTGGCATACCTACGTAAGTACATCAGCACCTGCAGGGCAGAGTGGTGTGGGTTTGCCATCTGCCGCATCACATTCATCCTACACatacagatgtaacagagctgtgtgtcaCTTGGTACCAATCATCGCTTGCTACTCCTTTTGCGTGGTGGTCTTCTAACAATACCCTGATTGTAGGACCACCCACAATCTGCTTTAccacgacccccccccccccctccctccccatcCATGATAGCGCTTGATCTACCTCTCTCTCGCTGGACGGGAAGCAAAGAGCGCAAAATAAAAAGGCAACTCCCAGTTCCTTCAATGTAGTTACCGGTCGTCAGAATGTAGGAGCCGCGAGTGAAACATGGGTCACCATAGTGTCCTGTGCAGACCTCTAGTAAGAATGGCAGAGAGTACAGGAGTGCAGGGGGGCACTGAAATGCTAAATGTGGTCTGGGAGGGTCTACATTTAATTCTTCTTCAGTACCTGCCTACCTGTGTTGaaatccggtgtgtgtgtgtgtgtctctgtgtctctcctttCCGCCGTGTGTGTCTTTGGGTCCGCTGTGTGTGCGCATGTCTTTGGGCCCCCCTCCACCTCATGTGTGCCTGTGTCTTTGTGCCCGCCCCCCtctgccttgtgtgtgtgtgtgtgtgtgtgtgtgtctttgggcCCCCTctgcctcgtgtgtgtgtgtgtgtctttgggcCCCCCTctgcctcgtgtgtgtgtgtgttgtgtcttTGGGCCCCCCTCTGCCTCGTGTGTGTTGTGTCTTTGGGCCCCCCTctgcctcgtgtgtgtgtgtgtgtgtgtgtgtgtgtgtgtgtgtgtgtgtgtgtctttggggCCCCCCTctgcctcgtgtgtgtgtgtgtgtgtctttggggCCCCCCTCTGcctcgtgtgtgtgtgcgtgtgtgtgtgcgtgtgtgtgtgtgtgtgttgtgtcttTGGGCCCCCCTctgcctcgtgtgtgtgtgtgtctttggggCCCCCCTctgcctcgtgtgtgtgtgtgtgtgtgtgtgtcttttggcCCCCCGCTGcctcgtgtgtgtgtgtctttgggactccctctgcctcaagTGGTGTTGACCATCCTGAAAGTTTTCCTGCCGATTTGTAGTTGTGGAAGAGCCTGTCACCTAAGATCTAGGGTTTCTTCGGCTGTCTCTTCTGATAGATGAAGGGTGGTTTAATGTCAACATGTATGAGCCAGACTCCTTCCTCAGGAACGCCACGTGGTTGTCCTGAAGGAGTCTGACTACGAAACGTGTTGACATTAAACCACCCTTCGTTGATTTGGCTTCTACTTTACATTTAATTTTGGAGCCTGAAAACACTTGCTATAGTAGTTGTCATACACAAACGCACCAGGTGAGCTCATTCCTGACataacccccctccccccccctccaccaTACTTTTATATCCTGATGAGACCTTATTGCACTTAACATTTTTTTCTTAATGCCGAGGTGTTGGGGTATGTACGGAGTGCAGGCAGTGTCTGTGCGCACAGGGGGTCTTGGATTCTTATTAAAGGCAAATCACTCTGGACGGTGTTGGTGCTAATGCTCCGTTCTCTCCATGCACAGGTCTAGCGTGTTCGCTTTGCACATCACCGAGCCTCCGATATCTGCTCAGCTTCTGGCTTTCCTGCGAGTCTTCTGTATGAGTGAAGGTAAGATATAGATATACACGGACCTACAGTACTAGAAGTGGTGGTCTTACTGATGCTGCAGATATTGGGGGTCTACCTCTTGGGACACAAACACCAGCTGGTCTGTATTGCCAATGGCGATCTATTTAGTGATGCTGCAGGACACATGAACAGATGACAAGTTTTCCAGTGTGATCAATCTTACATTTTGGCTATGCTGGGATTAGTGGTACTACGGCGTCGCACACGTCATCCCTCGTGAGCTGGGCCGCCGTGCACTGGGCAGGAGATCTCATCACTGACCTTTTTACGTCTTTACAGAGGAGTTAAAAGAACATTTAATCGGAGACCACGCGATCGATAAGATCTTCACCTTGGGGAATAACGAGTTTCCAGTCAGCTGGGACAATGAGATTAAGCTGTGGACCTTCCTGGAGGCGCGGGCGTCCCTCCTGCTGAAGACCTACAGATCTACAGTGGAGGTAGAGTCCGATCACAGGGGGTCATGTCTGCCACTGACCACATAGAAGGGGCTTCCCGCTCTGGAAGACTTCTCATTAGTTCCACCGGATCTTTTCATACGTCGTCCTTGTATTTTTACGTTCACCCTCCTCATGTGCCCGGCACTGTAAACTATTACATGAGTTAGATCCACAACAGTGTCTGAATTCGCCCTTATAAGTAAATCTGCGGAATAAACAGATGTTCCCAGACTAATCTTTCCAtaactccattcatggtctatgggacGGCTCGACTTTTTttccggcagtcccatagacaatgaatggagcagatgtGGAGCATGCACACTTTCGCGCCATTCAAGGTAGAGTTTTGCAGAGCGCGCTCTCTTGATCTCTTATAAAGGGTTTAGTGGATCATGGACAGGTGCCGGGGAGATCAGCTAATGGTTAATCGATCCTGCTCAGGGCAGACTTTGATCTTACCAGTACAGTGACCATTCTCCTTGACATGGGCATGTCTATACACTGTATGTTACTGTCTGGTCACCACCTACAGTAtcaatggttaaagggaacctgttaccagatcttggccgtctaaactaaaactagcagccCTTGTGCTGCATTCCCTGCCGGTGCACgttaccctctcttcccccccccccttcctgtagacttaaaaaaatacctttataaaatctcccgccctgtttgtaaattgtccagtccgatgggcgtcctaatctgtgcctcctgtccctTCTATCGGCCTCGTCCTGTGCCAattgacatggatgacgcctcGTATGCCATCCACTTAGGCGGGCAAAATCTCCACATTTCCAGCTTGTGCAGCCGCAACTCGCTCTGTCCCGTTGAGGGCAGAGCCAAAAACACAGGTGTGCGCCTGTGAGAACCGACAAGTTCTCTGCGCAAGATTTTGCCCAGCGATGTGGATGAAGCGGGCGACATCATCTGgatcaccatgcaaaatctcagttTGCACAGGCGCatctatgtttttggctctgcccgcaaCAGGACAGAGCGAAGGGCACGAACCAGGAATATGTAGATTTTGCCCACCTATATGGATGGCATCCgaggcgtcatccatgtcaatcgGCACAGGAGGAGGGTGAACAgagggacaggaggcacagattaggacGCCCGTTGGACCGGACAATTTACACAACGGGCGGGAGACTatatataaaggtatttgtggggtataTGGGGAAGGGGGGGGTAACATGCTCctttttatagaatgcagcacaggcactgcttaaGATGCTAGTTTTagttttagaaggccaaaatctggtgactggttcccttttaagAAGAACTGGAATTAATAGTGAATTATTCATGCATTACCATGAGGAATAACTGAGGAACAGTACATTCCAAAGCTGCCCTTTCACAGTTGGGGGGGGTCTCACAGTTGCCCTTTCACTGTTGGGGGTCTCACAGTTGCCCTTTCACTGTTGGGGGTCTCACAGTTGCCCTTTCACTGTTGGGGGTCTCACAGTTGCCCTTTCACTGTTGGGGGTCTCACAGTTGCCCTTTCACTGTTGGGGGTCTCACAGTTGCCCTTTCACTGTTGGGGGTCTCACAGTTGGGTTATCGCTTGTACTCCTTCTGAGACCTTTCATTGATGTCTGTATTTTTCCCCAGGATGATAAGCATCTTCTGGACGGCGGCGGCCTGTCGTTACATGCCGCCATGGCTGTCAAGCTTCGTCTGGTTGAGAAAGAAATCTTGGAGAAAGCCGTAAAAAGCGCCTCGGATAACTGCAAGCTGTACGCCAAGCGCCTGGAGGATGGAGAGCCCCTGCCCAAATACGAGGAAAGCAACATCGCCTTCCTGGAGAACACCGCCACCAACACCAAATATCCCCTGGTCCTGAGAAATTTCGAGGACGAACCGGCAGAAGCCAGCGAGCTGAAACGACCGGAGACCCTGACCATCACAGAGATCACTGAAAATGACTACCTGGACACACAGGACTCTCTATACAACGGCGCCAAATCGGAGAGTAACCGCGGCCGGGCAGAGGACGACACCTCCAGCGATGCCAAATAACAGTCCTGCACACGGCTGCCACGAGGCAAAAGTGCAATTTGTGAACTGGTTTTGGACTTTTAAGGACGAAGAGcagagtttattttattttttttgtttattttgttttttgttttttttagactgTTCCTCGTTTCGGCAAGAGGAGATGTTGCTGCTtaagaattgtattttttttttttttttatgttgactTTAAATGCATAGAGCGGGAATAGGCAAAGTTTACCACGGTGGCCGTGCAGTAAGGGGGCAGCAGACGTGACTACTGGTGCCGAGAGCAGGCTGAGGCCTAATCCCCGCTCCTAGAAGAATCATAGCACTATAAATAATATatagtttagatttttttttcttttttgaaaatCCTAAATTTGACAGTGTTGGCACTTATCACCCTCTTGAAGAAATATACCTTTTAAAATTCCACACCCCCCCAACCCCCATAATTATGGGTCCTTACATCGCCCCTTTCAGGTTGTTGTACCAATATGGCTGCCCTATGGGGTTGTTATCCAGCTCTCCAAAGCCATATAGCCTAGCCAGGCATCATACGGACACATAACTAGGCGGATTTGCCATTAATGGGTAAGATATTGACCTGTCCTTAGGGTGGTCATCTGTATGGGATCGGTGGGCatctgacacctggcaccccctGCCGATCAGGGGATGTAGAGTTGCAATGCTACAGCGCCGTTCACTGCTTAGTGGCCGAGCacgagtactgcagctcagctcttatTGAAGTAAATGAGAGCAGAGCTGATGTACCTAGAAATGGTCGGGAGTCTCGGTAACAGCTGACCGGTGGGGGCGCCGGGTGACAACACCAGATTTCTTAGAAACTGATGATCATTTTAGCCAAAGACTGATCTATGTTTATTGGTAATTTTTCTAATTTTTAGGTAAAAACTGTCTTTTCAGTAAAATCTGTGAATTTAGGTATTTAGGGGTTAAAAATAGAAAATCCAAAACATGGCTTCTTCCTTTTGGAAACAAAGCCATACTAATTCCTGGTATTGCATCTCAGCCTTATTCATTTAAATAAGACTGCAATACCGGAAACTTCCTATGTACAAGTGGGGGCGCTGTTTTAGAATAAAGCAGCAATGTTGTCCCTTTATCTCCTGTAAGCGTTTTAAGCCAAGTCCGTAATCCGCACCCAGACTTTAGTTTGTACAATTTTATACTCCCGCTTTGATAAACCCCGGGTTTACCTCCTCAGTTTAAGACTAAATAGAGGGCGTTCGTCGCAGTTAATATATACGTGTAAATAGAAATCTATATTTTAAGACCGTCAATCACATGACTAGCACAGCACGCGCGGTCACTGCTAGTTCGGAGGTTTACGGGTCCACACAAAAGCTTTAACCAGTTCAGTGTTGGAGGAGCTGATGGTAAACGCCTCTGAAATCCCCGGCAGTAAGCTGCTTCCACCTGGGGGCTTTTTGGCTCCTCTGGTTTTCACCATAGCTAGACCTTTTTGACAGCTGTCtaactttcttcttcttttttttttttttttttttgtttctttgaaaTCATCAATAAAACAAACGTGAATGATTTTTGCTATTGTGGATTGTGTATGTCACCATTAAAGGGACTGTCATGTAATTACAGCGTGTGCTTTATGGCAAATGTAGTGAATGGGAGTCAGTGGTCAGAAAGTGTCCAAACCGCTTCATGGGGGGATAGAGTACAGTTCAACCCCCCAGAGACGACAGAGCGGCAGATCAGCTGCATACAAAGCCTGAGATGTCTGGGGGGGGTGCAACTATACAAACTCCGGCAGCACAATAGAGCAGCCATTGCATTCTCTACACTCCTGATTATCAGTGGGTCAGGAGCAGCATAGCCCTCTCTGATGAGAGGGCTATGCTGTTCCCCCCTCCCAATGGAAAGGGCTATGCTGCAGGTGCTGGGGAGCCTGCACCTCCTGATGATGGCTATGCTGCTCCCCCCCTCCCAATGGAAAGGGCTATGCTGCATGTGCTGGGGAGCCTGCACCTCCTGATGATGGCTATGCTGCTCTTGCCTCCCAATGGAGAAGGCTATGCTGTGTGTGCTGGGGAGCCTGCCCCTCCTGATGATGGCTATGCTGCTTTTGCCCATCACAGGGCTATGCAGCTCCTGCCCCCCTGATGATTAGAGGGTAACACTGGTCTTGTCCCACCCCCACCTGAATGATTAGAATGCTATGCTGCTGGTATCCCCCCACTTACCCCCTGATGATCAGAGGGGCTATGATGCTCCTGCCACCCCTCCTATGATCAGAAGGCTATGCTGTGCCTCCCCCTCCCCCCGATGATGAGGGATATGTAGCTCCTACCCCCCCCTCCCCAATGATGAAAGGACTATGCTGCTctaaaccccccctccccccgatgATGAGTACGGTGCAGCTCCTACCCCCCTAATGATGAAAGGGCTATGCTCCTTTTCCCCCAATCATGAGGGGGTTATGCTGCTCCTGCCCCTACCCCCCAAATGATTAGAGGGCTAGGCTGTTGCTGTGTCCCCCCTGCTGTTCAAAGGGCTATGCCACTGCTGCCCTCCCAATGATCATAGGGCTATGCTGGCCTTGCACCCACTGATGATCAGAGGGCTTTGCTGGTCCTGCACCCCCTCTAATGAAAGGGCTATACTGTTGCTGCCGCCAACCCTCTAATGATCACAGACACTCTGCTGGTCTTGTTCTCCCCTGGTGATCAGTGGGCTATGCTATTTCCTTCAGCCCCGATTGTCCGGTAGCTATCCTTACACTGTACCCTGCTGGTTAGATGCCTTCTAACGATGAGATGACCTTGCTGTTACTGGGGATCCTACTAATAACCTAATCACGGTAATTCACCCTAATGTGATGCCTCTGccctctaataatgagatgactatCCTTCTCCTGACTTATCCTCCAAATCATGACCTGACTCTGCCATCTAATACGTATAAAATGAGACCACTATCCCCAGTCTAATCATGAGATGACTCCGCTGACCCTGCTCCAGTCTATACAGCAAAGTTGTAAAGAAAAGTCAACTGAAGCTTGATATTTATGCTCCACTCTTTTGTGCTAGAATAGTgccttttttattttatgtggataATCGCATACGTTTTGAGGCTCTGTTTGGCCCCTATCTATGGCACAGGTTTGCCCCCTCAGTGTCTGCAATATTGTCACCCAATTTAACCTAAAGCCAGCACCATGGTTTCTAGGTCGATAAACTCTGCATGATTTCTAGTAATGTCCCTTTTTAATCTCCGCTGCTGAATTTTATAAGGCCGATCTTTTCCTTTCTTTCCTGGCACAGGATGACGTGCTTTGTACGTTGCTGTCATACTTTGTAGAGGTCTGCTTACTTGGTCATTAGTTTTATACCTGCGGTGATGATGACAGTTCAGATGGTTAATAAAGGTCACATTGTCCCCATTCCATCCCTTGCACAGAGAATAATGCGGCATAAGCCTCTGCTGCTACATGACTTCAGCCTGGCTACATTGTCACAAGAGGAGTCATGTATACTGCTAGAGGCTGACAATATAGGTGCAGATAGTACTGTATtcctgtctcttttttttttttttaactgactccTATCTCACAGAAATGATCTAGTTACagatagtactgcccctatgtgctCCACTGTGATACTATATGCTCACATAACACTGTGTTAGGATTCAGTtactgaggaggatcagaaaaaggacaaaaacctCGGAAACCCCAAAAAATAACCAgaatggctggaaccttaatggactgcagacctaatactgacacacagctagaagtagccgtgggacgagcctacgattacCTAGTCgcttcgacacagccggagaactaaatattcttacagcgagaaatattagaaaagctaacctgcctcggagcagtccccaaagacatAGCCCCCCATATataaagactacagtgatataggaaaacataatacgtagctagagaacagttTCCGTAAAGATGAGGctcaaactatctgcataggaaagga from Anomaloglossus baeobatrachus isolate aAnoBae1 chromosome 12, aAnoBae1.hap1, whole genome shotgun sequence includes the following:
- the SETD3 gene encoding actin-histidine N-methyltransferase: MGKKSRVKTQKSGSGAAASVSPKEMMNLISDLLQKCSNPSSAPGREWEEYVQIRGLVERIRKKQKAGLSVIFDGKREDYFPELIQWAKENGASTEGFELTDFPNEGFGLKATREIKAEELFLWVPRKLLMTVESAKHSVLGSLYSQDRILQAMGNITLAFHLLCERANPNSFWLPYIKTLPGEYDTPLYFQEEEVQHLQNTQAIHDVFSQYKNTARQYAYFYKVIQTHPNASKLPLKDAFTFDDYRWAVSSVMTRQNQIPTEDGSRVTLALIPLWDMCNHTNGLITTGYNLEDDRCECVALQEFKEGEQIYIFYGTRSNAEFVIHNGFFFENNAHDRVKIKLGVSKSDRLYAMKAEVLARAGIPTSSVFALHITEPPISAQLLAFLRVFCMSEEELKEHLIGDHAIDKIFTLGNNEFPVSWDNEIKLWTFLEARASLLLKTYRSTVEDDKHLLDGGGLSLHAAMAVKLRLVEKEILEKAVKSASDNCKLYAKRLEDGEPLPKYEESNIAFLENTATNTKYPLVLRNFEDEPAEASELKRPETLTITEITENDYLDTQDSLYNGAKSESNRGRAEDDTSSDAK